The Actinomyces faecalis genome includes the window GCTCGCGGCCTCGGATGAGGAACCGGTGGGTCTGCTCCTGGGCCGGGACGGAGGGGGAGGCAGTGAAGTAGTGCTCGCTCACGCCCGCAAGGCTACCCAGGTGGCGGACGGTCCTTCTCAGGCCGCGCGCTGGGCGAGTGCCGGGGTGAGCGCGAGCAGGAGCCCGAGCACCACCGCGACCGGGACCACGATCGCGGCCTCGACCCCGGCTGCCGTGGGCGCGGTCAGGCTCGTCACCAGGGTGCCGAGCGTCGCTCCGCCGGCGTTGCCGGCCACCGTCACGGCCGTGGCCACAGACGTCTGCGAGAGGCCGTCGCTGTCGAGCCCTCGCTCGCTGGGGTCCGTGACGCAGCGGATCATCGTGTCCTGGTGCGTCAGCCCCATTCCGACCCCGGCCAGCGTCCAGCCGGCGTGCACCAGCCACCACGGCCCCAGGCTGCTCAGCGCCATGACGAGGAGGCCGGAGCCTGCGGCAAAGGCCAGGGCGCCAGCCGTGCCACGCAGCAGGTACCGCCGGGGTGTACGTGCGGGCCTGGCGCCGCACCACATGGCGACGGCGCTCCACGCCAGCCCGTTGGCGGTCAGCGCCCAGCCCACGGCTGCGGGCCCCAGCCCCAGCACGTCGTGCGAGGCGGGAGAGATCAGGAAGTCCAGGGCGAAGTAGACGGCGCACACCCAGGCCAGCGTCGCGACAGCGGCAGGACGGCCAGGAGCCAGGCGCATGACGCCGGCGGGGAAGACCCGGGCGCAGGCCCTCACCGCGCAGGCCAGGCCGATAGCGCCTGCCGGCCAGATCCAGGCAGAGGAGGCCGGGACGAGGCCGATCAGCGCTACCCCTCCCGCCAGGGTGAGGGCGGCGGCCCACGGCGGGGCGTCGTCGTCCCCGCTGACGCTCAGGCCCCGGACCTCCCGGGCCATGACCAGCCGGGCCGCCACGAGCACGGGGACGTACCCCACCAGTGCCCACCTCCAGCTCCAGGCCGAGGACAGCACCGAGGCGTAGACAGGACCGATGAGCGAGGAGACGATCCACATGGCGGAGGAAGCCGCCAGGAAGAGCCTGCGCCAGGCCTCGGGCAGACCGGCGACGAGCACCCCGGTGGACACGGTCGCCAGCGCCCCGGCAGCGAGCCCGCGCAGGACCTCGCCGAGCACGTAGACGCCGATGCTCGGAGCCAGCGCGCCGAGGACGGCTCCGGCCACGAGGACGGTCGTGAGCACGGTCATGAGCCGGTCGGCACGCCAGCGCTGGAGCATCGCCCCGCCCAGCGGCATCGTGAGAAAGGTCGGGACCATGGCCGCGGCGGTGACCAGGCCGTAGTGCGCACGGGCACCCAGGTCGGTGGCCATGAGCGGCAGGACCGTCTGGTTGATGTAGGTCTGCATCCCGGCCATGAGCTCGACGGCGAGCATGGCGAGGGCCAGGTGGCCCAGCCGGGTGGTGAGGACTGTACGTGCTGACGGTGAGGGCTGGGGCCGCAGACACGGCGCGAGGGCAGGGTCCTGGGCAGCAGGCGTGCCCTGGGCCTGTGGGGGATCCGGGACAGGCGTGCTCACGGTGGCAGGTTAGCGGGTGCCGCGGAGCCGGGAGCACGTGGTACGAGCCCGGCTGGTGCGGGGTGATCTGCGTCGGTCTTGCCGCACCAGGCTGGTGTCACGGGCGCAGGGCCGTTACGATGCCACCCATGTGGATTTTCCGTATGCGCTGAGACGGCGACAGCCGACGTCGCCGTCCTGACGAGACTGCCGGTCCGTTGAGCCTTGCTCCGGACCTCCGCACGCATACGACGAAGGACTCTTCTTGACTGACCGTACTGACAGCCACACCACTACTGACAGCCACACCACTGACGCCTACATCGGCACCGACGCGCCCAGCGCCGAGGACATCGTCAGCCGCATCCTCTCCCGCCACGGCACGGCCCTGGCCTCCACGGCCGGCGACCACACCCGTCACGACCTGGCCGACGACGGCGCCCTGGAGCGTGAGGCACGGGCCGCCAGCCGGCGCGTGGCCTCCCTGACCACCGAGCTGGAGGACGTCTCCGAGGTCGAGTACCGCCAGATCCGCCTGGAGAAGGTGGTCCTGGTAGGGCTCGAGCTGCCCGCGGCACGACCGGCGGCGACCACCGGAGCCGCGGCCTCGCCGTCGTCCCGGCACGGAGCGGCCCTGGAGGCGGCTGACGCCCAGGACGCCGAGACCTCGCTGGCTGAGCTCGCCGCCCTGGCCGAGACCGCCGGCTCGCAGGTGCTCGACGCCCTCATCCAGAAGCGCGACCACCCGGACCCCGCCACCTACCTGGGCTCCGGAAAGGCCAAGGAGCTGGCGGAGATGGTGGCCGCCGCAGGAGCGGACACCGTGATCGTCGACGGGGACCTCGCCCCCTCACAGCGACGTGCCCTGGAGGACGTGGTACAGGTCAAGGTCGTCGACCGCACCGCCCTCATCCTCGACATCTTCGCCCAGCACGCCAAGTCCCGCGAGGGCAAGGCACAGGTCGAGCTCGCCCAGCTGGAGTACCTGCTGCCGCGTCTGCGCGGATGGGGTGAGTCCATGTCCCGCCAGGCCGGTGGGCGCGTGGCCGGCGGTCAGGGCATCGGCTCGCGCGGACCCGGTGAGACCAAGATCGAGCTGGACCGTCGGCGTATCCGCGACCGTATGGCCAGGCTGCGTCGCGAGATCAAGGCCATGGCGCCCTCACGCGAGGTCAAGCGCGGCTCGCGCCGTCGTGGCCCCATCCCCTCGGTGGCGATCGCCGGCTACACCAACGCCGGCAAGTCCTCCCTCATGAACCGTCTCACTGACGCCGGCCTCATGGTCCAGGACGCTCTCTTCGCCACCCTGGACCCCACGGTCCGCAAGGCCGAGACCTCGGACGGGCGCCTGTACACGCTCACGGACACGGTCGGCTTCGTGCGCAACCTGCCGCACGAGCTCATCGAGGCCTTCCGCTCCACGCTGGAGGAGGTGGCGGGCGCGGACGTGCTCGTCCACGTCGTCGACGCCGCCCACCCGGACCCGCTCAGCCAGATCGCTGCCGTGCGCGCGGTGCTGGCGGAGATCCCGGGGGCGCTGGAGGTTCCTGAGCTCATCGTCCTCAACAAGGCGGACCTGGCCGACGCCGTGACGCTCGCGGCCCTGCGTACCCGCCTGCCCGAGGCGGTCATCGTCTCAGCGGCCACGGGCGAGGGGCTGGACGAGCTGCGTGGGCGCATTGAGCAGATGCTGCCGCGTCCCGACGTCCCGGTGGACCTGGTGATCCCCTACTCCCGCGGGGACCTGGTGGCCAAGGTGCACGCCGACGGCGAGATCGACGCCATCGAGTACATCGAGGTCGGCACGCGCCTGCGCGGGCGGGTGGACGCCCCGCTGGCGGCCGAGCTGCGTGGTGCCGCGGTGGCCGAGGGCGAGCCGGGAGCCGGGGCGACGGCTGAGCCCGACCCGGCCGATCCGGCTGCGGCTGGGCAGTAGCGGACGACGGCGATGGCGTCAGCAGGTGCACCAGGCCGCCGAGGAGGCGGTGACGACGAGCAGTCGCGCGCGGAGGAGGCGCTGGCCGAGGCGGTCTCCCGCCTGGGCGGTGCCCCGCGCGAGGGGCAGGTCGAGATGGTGCGTCGGGTCGTCGACGCCGTCGAAGGAGGGCACCACCTGCTGGTCCAGGCCGGTACAGGAACGGGAAAGTCCCTGGGCTACCTGGTCCCGGCGATGGTCCACGCCGCCAGCAGCGGGCAGCGGGCGGTGGTCTCGACGGCGACCCTGGCCCTGCAGCGCCAGGTGCTTACCAAGGACGCACCGCTCGCCGCTGACGCCGTCGAGGCCGTGACCGGTGTGCGCCCCACGGTGGCGCTGCTCAAGGGCTGGCAGAACTACCTGTGCCGACACCGCGTGGCCGGCGGGTACCCGGATGACGACGCTGACTCCCTCTTCTCCGCCTCCGAGGCGACCCGGCCTGCGCGAGTGGGTGAGGCAGCAGGCGTCAGCCTGGGGGAGCAGGTCGTGCGCCTGCGCGAGTGGGCTACCCGTACGGGTACCGGGGACCGTGACGACCTGGTCCCCGGCGTCTCGGACAGGGCGTGGGCTCAGGTCTCGGTGTCCAAGGCCGAGTGCCTGGGGTCGTCCTGCCCGTTGAAGGACGAGTGCTTCCCCGAGCTGGCGCGGGCAGCGGCGAACGAGG containing:
- a CDS encoding MFS transporter, coding for MSTPVPDPPQAQGTPAAQDPALAPCLRPQPSPSARTVLTTRLGHLALAMLAVELMAGMQTYINQTVLPLMATDLGARAHYGLVTAAAMVPTFLTMPLGGAMLQRWRADRLMTVLTTVLVAGAVLGALAPSIGVYVLGEVLRGLAAGALATVSTGVLVAGLPEAWRRLFLAASSAMWIVSSLIGPVYASVLSSAWSWRWALVGYVPVLVAARLVMAREVRGLSVSGDDDAPPWAAALTLAGGVALIGLVPASSAWIWPAGAIGLACAVRACARVFPAGVMRLAPGRPAAVATLAWVCAVYFALDFLISPASHDVLGLGPAAVGWALTANGLAWSAVAMWCGARPARTPRRYLLRGTAGALAFAAGSGLLVMALSSLGPWWLVHAGWTLAGVGMGLTHQDTMIRCVTDPSERGLDSDGLSQTSVATAVTVAGNAGGATLGTLVTSLTAPTAAGVEAAIVVPVAVVLGLLLALTPALAQRAA
- the hflX gene encoding GTPase HflX, coding for MGTDAPSAEDIVSRILSRHGTALASTAGDHTRHDLADDGALEREARAASRRVASLTTELEDVSEVEYRQIRLEKVVLVGLELPAARPAATTGAAASPSSRHGAALEAADAQDAETSLAELAALAETAGSQVLDALIQKRDHPDPATYLGSGKAKELAEMVAAAGADTVIVDGDLAPSQRRALEDVVQVKVVDRTALILDIFAQHAKSREGKAQVELAQLEYLLPRLRGWGESMSRQAGGRVAGGQGIGSRGPGETKIELDRRRIRDRMARLRREIKAMAPSREVKRGSRRRGPIPSVAIAGYTNAGKSSLMNRLTDAGLMVQDALFATLDPTVRKAETSDGRLYTLTDTVGFVRNLPHELIEAFRSTLEEVAGADVLVHVVDAAHPDPLSQIAAVRAVLAEIPGALEVPELIVLNKADLADAVTLAALRTRLPEAVIVSAATGEGLDELRGRIEQMLPRPDVPVDLVIPYSRGDLVAKVHADGEIDAIEYIEVGTRLRGRVDAPLAAELRGAAVAEGEPGAGATAEPDPADPAAAGQ